From the Deinococcus sonorensis KR-87 genome, the window CAGGTCCTGCCCTTCTGCGATGAGCGTGGCGGCCTTGTCGGTGACCGGATAGTCCTCGCTCCAGAAGTAGGGCGTCTTGGCCAGAAACTCACCCAGCAGTTCGATGCGCGGGGTCAGCATCACCACCACCTGGGCGAAGTAGTCGTCGTTGGGGGCGGTGAAGCCGCGCTCCGACAGGTAGCTGTACAGCCGCTCGCGCACCTGCTCGGGCGTCAGCACCTCGCGCAGGTACTTGCCGTTCAGCCACTTGAGCTTCTCCAGATCGAAGACCGAGCCGCCCAGGCTCACCCGGTCCCAGGAAAAGTGCTCGATCATGTCCTGCACGCTGAAGATCTCGCGCGGCTCGCCGGTCTCGGGGTCCGGCGGCATGGTCCAGCCCATCATGCCCAGGTAGTTCAGCAGCGCCTCCCGGATCACGCCCATCTCGATGTAACTGGCGGCCGAAGCGTCGCCCCGACGCTTGCTGAGCTTCTTGCCGCCGGTACCGAGCAGCCAGGGGGTGTGAATCCACTCCGGCTGCTCCCAGCCGAACGCCTGCAGGATCTGAATATGGATGGGCGTGCTGGTGAGCCACTCCTCGGCGCGGATCACGTGGGTCACGCCCATCAGGTGATCGTCGGCCATGGCCGCCAGGTGGTAGGTGGGGAAGCCGTCGGCCTTGAGCAGCACCTTGTCGTCCAGCTCGCTGTTCTGGAACACCACGTCGCCGCGCAGCCGGTCGCGCACCACCGTCTCACCGGTCAGCGGCACCTTCAGACGGATCACGAACGGCTCGCCCGCCGCCGCACGGCGGTCGCTCTCCTCCCGGCTCAGCTCGCGGTCGCGGCGGTCGTAGCCGCGGTAGCTCTCGCCACTCGCCTCGGCCGCCTTGCGCCGGGCCTCCAGCTCCTCGCTGGTGTCGAAGGCCCGGTAGGCCTTGCCCTCATCCAGCAGCTGCTGGGCGAGCTGCTGATGGAGGCCCGCCCGCTGCGACTGGGTGTAGGGCCCCCGGTCGTCCTCGTGGCGCGGGCTGGCGTCGGGCGTCAGGCCAATCCAGTCGAGCATGTTCAGGATCTTGTCCTCGGACGCGGCGCTGTACCGGGTGCGATCGGTGTCCTCGATCCGGACGATGAACTTTCCTGCGTGCTGGCGGGCGTACACGTAGTTGAAGAGCGCCTGATAGGCGGTGCCGACATGCGGGTCGCCGGTGGGGCTGGGCGCGATGCGGGTGGTCACGGGAGCTGTCATCGTTTCAGGATAGCGAAAGCAGGCCGGGGCGCTTCGCCCCCTGGACGGCTGGTACACTGGACTCAGGATGACGGCGAAACGGGCGGTGCTGGTGCTGGGCGTGCTGCTGGCGGCGTGTGGCCGGACCGGGGTGCCGGCCGCAGCGCCGGACATCAGCGGCACGTACCTGGGGCAGGTGGTGTCGTCGGACGGCGAGCAGGCGGCCCTGCAGGTGCGGCTGCAGAGTCAGGGCCAGCAGGTGTCGGCCCAGGTCCGCAGCCTGGCCACCGGACAGGTGCTGACCCTGCACGGCCTGAACACCCCCGGCAGCCCCGCCACCGTGCAGTTGTGGGCCGCCAGCGGCAGCGGCGGACGCTGCACCCCGGACCTGAGCGAGCGCTACAGCGTCCGCCTGACCTTTCAACAGGATGGCCGCAGCGCCACGGGCCACGTCACGCATGAACAGTGCAACCCCGTCACCCGGCAGCTGCAGCCGGTGGACGACGGCTCCGGCACGCTGCAGCTGAGGCAGCCGTGAGCCGCGCCGCCCGGACCCGCCTGAGCGCCGAAGAGCTGGCCGACCAGCTGCCGGACGGCTGGAGCGGCGACACCAGCAGCGTGACGCTGGAATTTCAGTTTCCCAGCTATCAGGCCGGCGTGGCCTTTGCCGTGCGGGTGGCGACCCAGGCTGAGGCCAGCGACCATCACCCGGACCTGCTGATCGGCTACCGGCGGGTGCAGGTCCGCTACAGCACCCACGACGCGGGCGGCGTCACGGCCCTGGACCTGCGGGAGGCCAGCGCGGTCAACGGACTGTTCTGACGCTTCTCTGGGCGCCAGATGACAATTCCTGTAGCGCTCGCTCAGGGCGCAGCGGTGGAGCGATACGCTAGGGTAGGCCCAGTGTCGAACGAGCCCCTTCTGAAGCCCGCGCCGGTCCCGGTGCAGCGGCCCGCCCTGAGCGTTCCGGTGCAGCCGGTCCCGTCGGATGTCCTGAACGAATACCAGATCAGCCTGACCGTGCGCGAAGCCGAGCTGGACGAGCTGGGCCACGTCAACAACGTGGTGTACCTGCGCTGGATTGAGGATGTGGCCCGCGCCCACGCCGAGGCGGTGGGCGCCGGCTTTGAGGAGATGGTGCGGCTGGGCACGGTGGCGGTGGTGCGCAAGCACACCATCCACTACCATCGCCCGGCCCGGCTGGACGAGGACATCAATATCCACACCTGCATCAGCGGGGCCACCGGGCTGCGGGCCATCCGCACCAACCGCATCACCCACGCCGATACCGGCGACCTGGTGGTGGACGGTCAAACCGAGTGGGTCTGGGTGGACCCGGACAGCGGCCGGCCCAAGCGCCCCACCGCGGAGCTGCTGTCCAAATTCGGCTTTTAAAGGCTCAGGTGACGGCCCCCGCCACCCGCTGATGCTGCAGGTGCCCGCCGCTGTCCAGCAGCCCGCGCAGCACCTGCACCAGCGTCTCCAGCTCCTCGGGGCGGGTATAGAGCGCCACCGGGGCCAGCCGCAGCACGTCCGGCTCCCGGTAGTCCGGCACGATCTGACGCGCCCGCAGCGCCAGCGACAGGGCGTGCGCCTCCGGGTGCGCGAACGAGACGTGGCCGCCGCGCCGGGCGTGCTCGCGGGGGGTCACCAGCTGCAACTCCGGCAGGTGCTCATCGGCCAGCCGGATCAAGAGGTCGGTGAGCTGGAGGCTCCGCTCGCGCACCGCCGTCATCTCCAGGTCCTCGAACACCGACAGGGCCCCCTCCAGCGCCGCCAGACTCAGGATCGGCGGGGTGCCCATCTGGTAGGCGGCCGCGCCGGATGCCTTGAGGTAGCCGGGCGCCATCTCGAACTGGCTGCCCTTGTCGTTGCCCCACCAGCCGGGCAATGCCGGGGTCAGGTGGTGGTGCCGCCGGTGCAGGTACAGGCCACCCGGCGCGCCAGGACCGGCGTTCACGTACTTGTAGTGGCACCACACCGCGAAGTCCGCGCCGTGCTCGTGGAAGGCGTGCGGCAGCGCCCCGATGGTGTGGGCTGCGTCCCAGCCGATCAGGGCGCCCGCCCGCTGCG encodes:
- the gltX gene encoding glutamate--tRNA ligase, whose amino-acid sequence is MTAPVTTRIAPSPTGDPHVGTAYQALFNYVYARQHAGKFIVRIEDTDRTRYSAASEDKILNMLDWIGLTPDASPRHEDDRGPYTQSQRAGLHQQLAQQLLDEGKAYRAFDTSEELEARRKAAEASGESYRGYDRRDRELSREESDRRAAAGEPFVIRLKVPLTGETVVRDRLRGDVVFQNSELDDKVLLKADGFPTYHLAAMADDHLMGVTHVIRAEEWLTSTPIHIQILQAFGWEQPEWIHTPWLLGTGGKKLSKRRGDASAASYIEMGVIREALLNYLGMMGWTMPPDPETGEPREIFSVQDMIEHFSWDRVSLGGSVFDLEKLKWLNGKYLREVLTPEQVRERLYSYLSERGFTAPNDDYFAQVVVMLTPRIELLGEFLAKTPYFWSEDYPVTDKAATLIAEGQDLLRAARERLAGLPDFRHDTTDVALRALAQELGVKPGKLMQPLRAAVAGTSESPGLFELLEALGQARVLDRLDRALQPAG
- a CDS encoding 4a-hydroxytetrahydrobiopterin dehydratase; amino-acid sequence: MSRAARTRLSAEELADQLPDGWSGDTSSVTLEFQFPSYQAGVAFAVRVATQAEASDHHPDLLIGYRRVQVRYSTHDAGGVTALDLREASAVNGLF
- a CDS encoding acyl-CoA thioesterase — protein: MSNEPLLKPAPVPVQRPALSVPVQPVPSDVLNEYQISLTVREAELDELGHVNNVVYLRWIEDVARAHAEAVGAGFEEMVRLGTVAVVRKHTIHYHRPARLDEDINIHTCISGATGLRAIRTNRITHADTGDLVVDGQTEWVWVDPDSGRPKRPTAELLSKFGF
- the kynU gene encoding kynureninase, giving the protein MRREAFAVPPGIYLDGNSLGLQPHAAHARVQQRLAEWGEQAALGWDDWFGLAERLSPAIARLVGAHPDEVIATGSITSNLHALVGTLYRPEGRRRHIVATALDFPTDLYALAAWAERGGGELRLIPSRDGHTLHDDDLQAAFTDEVALVLLPTVLYRSGQLLDVAGLTAAAQRAGALIGWDAAHTIGALPHAFHEHGADFAVWCHYKYVNAGPGAPGGLYLHRRHHHLTPALPGWWGNDKGSQFEMAPGYLKASGAAAYQMGTPPILSLAALEGALSVFEDLEMTAVRERSLQLTDLLIRLADEHLPELQLVTPREHARRGGHVSFAHPEAHALSLALRARQIVPDYREPDVLRLAPVALYTRPEELETLVQVLRGLLDSGGHLQHQRVAGAVT